The window GTCCGTCACAATGGGCCCGAGGACGTAGAACGGCAACCCGCCGGTCATTTCTTTCTCGAGGCGGACCTGGGCTTCGACCTGGTTGAGCGGCACGTGGCCGGGCCCTTCGATGATGACCTGGGCCCCGGCGGCGGTCGCCCGGCGCGCCAGTTCCGCCAGCACAAGGAGTTCTTCCACCTGGGGAGCGTCCATGGCGTCGGCGATCGCGCCCGGCCGAAGGCCGTCGCCCAGGCTCAGCGTCACATCAGACTCCCTTGCTATATCAATCACCTCGTCGAACCGCTCGTGGAACGGATTCTCCTGGCGGTTGCGCCGCATCCAGTGGGCCAGGAACATACCGCCCCGGCTCACGATGCCGCACACGCGCCGCCCGAGCGCCTCGGACTCCACGATCCGGCGCGTCACGCCGCAGTGGACCGTCACGAAATCGACGCCGTCCTCGGCATGGCGGCGGACGCTCGCCAGCATGTCGTCCGCCGTCATCTTCGCCAGGTCATGATGGGTCTCGGCGGCCTTCGCGGCCGCCTCGTAGATGGGGACCGTCCCCACCGTCACGCGGCACTCGTCCAGAATCTTTCGCCGGATGGCCCGAACGTCGCCGCCCGTCGAGAGGTCCATCAGCGCGTCGGTCCCGGCTTCCTCGGCGGCCTTGAGTTTCTCGAGTTCCGTCGCGACGTCCGCGTAGTCCGGGCTCGTGCCGATGTTCGCGTTCACCTTGACGCGGAGCCCCTCGCCGACGCCCATCACCCGCGCCGCGCGCCGGAGGCGGTTGAACGGAATCGCGATCCGCGCCGCCGCCACCCGCGTGCGGACCGTTTCCGGG is drawn from Planctomycetota bacterium and contains these coding sequences:
- the thiC gene encoding phosphomethylpyrimidine synthase ThiC: MTQLEQARKGLVTDPMRAVAENEGLDPETVRTRVAAARIAIPFNRLRRAARVMGVGEGLRVKVNANIGTSPDYADVATELEKLKAAEEAGTDALMDLSTGGDVRAIRRKILDECRVTVGTVPIYEAAAKAAETHHDLAKMTADDMLASVRRHAEDGVDFVTVHCGVTRRIVESEALGRRVCGIVSRGGMFLAHWMRRNRQENPFHERFDEVIDIARESDVTLSLGDGLRPGAIADAMDAPQVEELLVLAELARRATAAGAQVIIEGPGHVPLNQVEAQVRLEKEMTGGLPFYVLGPIVTDVAPGYDHLTSAIGGAVAAMAGADFLCYVTRTEHLGLPRPEDVREGVIVARIAAHAGDLARGLPAARDWDRRVSEARSRQDWEAQIAQAIDGRRAASLREARRPAHGDVCSMCGDYCVFKVGKSDDAEEGSPRGLPRARNSERPGGGD